The Roseomonas haemaphysalidis genome segment TGTTCTGCTGCTGGTGGCGCGGGCGGGCCGCCGCTGCCCGGGCCTCATGCCGGCAAAACCCGGCCACCGGATGTTCCGCAACAAAACAGAAAAAAGCCCGGGCGTTCGGAGGAATTGCCTTCCCCGACCTTCTGCCGTCGCCCCAGCCGTGCCTACCCTGTTGCCGACCAGGGGGAGAAGACCATTGGACGTTTCGAATGTCGTGGCCAAGGCCGTGGCCGTGGTGGGCGCCGCGGCGGTGGCCGTGCGGCGGGTGACCGGCGGCACGCCGGAGCCCGCCTGGGGCAGCACCCCCGCCATCCCGCCCGGCAAGTCCCAGGGCGCCATCCCGACGCTGAAGATGCCCACCGCCCAGGGCTGGGCGCCGGGGCACAAGCCCACCGCCGCGCCCGGGCTGGCGGTCAACGCCTTTGCCACCGGCCTGCTGCACCCGCGCTGGATCTACGTGCTGCCCAATGGGGACGTGCTGGTGGCGGAGGCGACCAGCGTGCCGCGCGCCGCCAAGTCCGTCTTCGACTACGCCAAGATCAGCACCATGAAGCGCGCCGCCGCCGTGGGCGTCAGCGCCAACCGCATCACCCTGCTGCGCGACGCGGATGGCGACGGCGTGGCCGAGATCCGCGAGGTGTTCCTGGAAAACCTGAACCAGCCCTTCGGCATGGCGCTGATCGACGGCACCTTCTTTGTCGGCAACACCGACGGCATCGTGGCCTTCCCCTACGAGGAGGGCGCGACGCGCATCACCGCCCCCGGCCGCAAGCTGGTGGACTTCAAGCCCGGCGGCCACTGGACCCGAAGCCTGCTGCCCAGCCCGGACAACAAGCAGCTTTATGCCGGCGTCGGCTCGCTGACCAACATCGCCGACAACGGCATGGCGGAGGAGGAAGGCCGCGCCGCCATCCACGTGCTGGACCTGGCCACCGGGCAAAGCCGCATCTTCGCGTCCGGGCTGCGCAATGCCGTGGGCCTGGCCTGGGAGCCGCAGACCGGCGCGCTGTGGACCGTGGTGAACGAGCGCGACGGCCTGGGCGACGAGACGCCGCCCGACTACCTGACCTCCGTGCGGGACGGCGGCTTCTACGGCTGGCCCTACAGCTACTGGGACCGGGTGGTGGACGACCGCGTGCCGCAGGACCCCGCCGCCGTGGCGGCTTCCGTCACGCCGGACTACGCGCTGGGCGGCCACACCGCCTCGCTCGGCCTGTGCTGGCTGCCGGAGGGCACGCTGCCGGGCTTCCCGGCCGGCATGGCGATCGGCCAGCACGGCTCGTGGAACCGCAGCACGCTGAGCGGCTACAAGCTGGTCTTCGTGCCCTTCGCCGATGGCAAGCCCTGCGGCCCGCCGCGCGACATCCTGTCCGGCTTTCTGGCGCCGGACGAGAAGGTCTCCTACGGCCGCCCGGTGGGCGTGACGCTGGGGCCGGACGGCGCGGTGCTGATGGCGGATGACGTGGGCGATGTCATCTGGCGGGTGACGGCGGCCTGAGAAGGGGGGAGAAGGTTGGGGGAATGAATTCCCCCAAACCCCCATCTTTTTTCTGATTCATGGTCCGGTGGCGGACGCTCGCCTGGACCGCCGCCGGTC includes the following:
- a CDS encoding PQQ-dependent sugar dehydrogenase is translated as MDVSNVVAKAVAVVGAAAVAVRRVTGGTPEPAWGSTPAIPPGKSQGAIPTLKMPTAQGWAPGHKPTAAPGLAVNAFATGLLHPRWIYVLPNGDVLVAEATSVPRAAKSVFDYAKISTMKRAAAVGVSANRITLLRDADGDGVAEIREVFLENLNQPFGMALIDGTFFVGNTDGIVAFPYEEGATRITAPGRKLVDFKPGGHWTRSLLPSPDNKQLYAGVGSLTNIADNGMAEEEGRAAIHVLDLATGQSRIFASGLRNAVGLAWEPQTGALWTVVNERDGLGDETPPDYLTSVRDGGFYGWPYSYWDRVVDDRVPQDPAAVAASVTPDYALGGHTASLGLCWLPEGTLPGFPAGMAIGQHGSWNRSTLSGYKLVFVPFADGKPCGPPRDILSGFLAPDEKVSYGRPVGVTLGPDGAVLMADDVGDVIWRVTAA